From a region of the Pontibacillus yanchengensis genome:
- the whiA gene encoding DNA-binding protein WhiA: MSFASETKKELTSIEIDPCCIEAELAALIRMNGSVSFSNRKYVLDVQTENAAIARRIYTLVKKLYGFPVELLVRKKMRLKKNNVYIVRMKENVRQLLMDLEILEEPFTIIRTISKKYMEKTCCKRAYLRGAFLAGGSVNNPETSSYHLEIFTFYENHNNSLCDLMNQFDLHARAIERRNGFICYLKEAEKITEFLNIIGAHQALLKFEDVRIMRDMRNSVNRLVNCETANLNKTIGAAFRQVENIKFIQESVGLEVLPDKLRELAILRVEHQDVTLKELGELMTSKISKSGVNHRLKKIDEYADKVRRGELSVKGS; the protein is encoded by the coding sequence TTGTCATTTGCATCTGAGACGAAGAAAGAGTTAACATCAATTGAAATTGACCCTTGTTGTATTGAAGCAGAATTAGCTGCTCTCATACGAATGAACGGATCGGTCTCTTTTTCTAACCGTAAATATGTGCTTGATGTTCAAACAGAAAATGCAGCTATTGCGAGAAGGATATATACGTTAGTGAAGAAATTATATGGTTTTCCTGTGGAATTATTGGTACGAAAAAAGATGCGTCTGAAAAAGAATAATGTCTACATTGTTCGAATGAAGGAAAATGTGCGACAGTTATTGATGGATTTGGAAATTTTAGAGGAACCGTTCACGATTATACGAACCATCTCGAAAAAGTATATGGAGAAAACATGTTGTAAAAGAGCATATTTACGTGGAGCCTTTTTAGCAGGTGGATCCGTGAATAACCCAGAAACCTCCTCTTACCATTTGGAGATTTTTACGTTTTACGAGAATCATAATAATTCTTTATGTGATCTTATGAATCAGTTCGATTTACATGCTAGAGCCATTGAACGTCGAAATGGGTTCATCTGTTATTTAAAGGAAGCAGAGAAAATAACAGAATTTCTAAATATAATTGGAGCTCATCAGGCATTATTGAAGTTTGAGGATGTACGCATTATGCGTGACATGCGAAACTCTGTTAACCGTTTAGTGAACTGTGAAACAGCCAATCTTAATAAGACGATTGGAGCGGCGTTCCGTCAGGTGGAAAATATCAAGTTCATTCAAGAATCGGTAGGACTTGAGGTGTTACCTGACAAATTACGTGAGCTAGCAATCCTTCGAGTTGAGCATCAAGATGTGACATTGAAGGAACTTGGTGAATTAATGACGTCCAAGATTAGTAAGTCTGGTGTGAACCATCGTCTGAAGAAAATTGATGAATATGCGGACAAGGTTCGTAGAGGAGAACTTAGTGTAAAAGGTTCGTAA
- a CDS encoding HPr family phosphocarrier protein, translating to MLERSVTVELKTGLQARPAALFVQEANRFNSDIFLEKEGKRVNAKSIMGLMSLAVGSGEEIRLQAEGKDEAEALDKLISFVQED from the coding sequence TTGTTAGAGCGGTCAGTTACCGTTGAGTTGAAAACAGGATTGCAAGCAAGACCAGCGGCACTATTTGTACAAGAAGCAAATCGATTTAATTCAGATATCTTTCTTGAAAAGGAAGGAAAACGAGTAAACGCGAAAAGTATTATGGGACTAATGAGTCTCGCTGTAGGATCAGGGGAAGAAATTCGTCTCCAGGCGGAAGGTAAAGATGAAGCCGAAGCGTTAGACAAACTTATATCATTCGTACAGGAAGACTAA
- a CDS encoding GNAT family N-acetyltransferase produces the protein MSSIALALYNERYYKQLENYNLPEEMVHFTDSPLPAIHKSKQDQERFPVVIVYDEVPVGFFVLHGWNGVQTYSDNKQALLVRGFSIDSGYQGNGIATKSMQLLPCFVKEYFPGKDEILLAVNHKNRQAQHVYMKSGFIDKGKRIMGPKGELHLYHLDITL, from the coding sequence ATGTCTTCTATAGCTTTAGCTTTATATAACGAGCGATATTACAAGCAGTTGGAAAATTACAACTTGCCTGAAGAGATGGTTCATTTTACAGATTCACCTCTTCCGGCCATACATAAGAGTAAACAAGATCAGGAACGGTTTCCGGTTGTTATTGTGTATGATGAGGTTCCGGTGGGTTTTTTTGTCCTACATGGATGGAACGGTGTGCAAACATATAGTGATAATAAACAAGCCCTGTTAGTAAGAGGCTTTTCGATTGATTCTGGATATCAAGGCAATGGTATTGCGACTAAGTCAATGCAGCTCCTTCCGTGTTTTGTGAAAGAGTATTTCCCTGGAAAGGATGAGATCCTTTTGGCCGTTAATCATAAGAATAGGCAGGCACAGCATGTATATATGAAAAGTGGATTTATAGATAAAGGAAAAAGAATAATGGGGCCAAAAGGTGAGTTGCATCTATATCATTTGGACATTACGCTGTAG
- a CDS encoding VOC family protein, whose translation MGLFTRVDTIVVGVTDLEEATAWYKDVLEFEVLYQTKEYVVLQVGEGQTPITIEEIDLAEVATTSTYPILFANEIDAVHKTLQQRDVGVTPIENDGTNIFFSFRDPDGNKIEVCYFES comes from the coding sequence TTGGGTTTATTTACGAGAGTAGATACCATCGTAGTAGGAGTTACAGATTTGGAAGAAGCTACAGCATGGTATAAAGATGTACTAGAATTTGAAGTACTCTATCAGACGAAAGAGTATGTAGTCTTACAAGTAGGAGAAGGACAGACGCCTATAACGATTGAGGAAATCGATTTGGCTGAAGTGGCTACCACCTCCACTTATCCAATTTTATTTGCTAATGAAATTGATGCTGTACATAAAACATTACAACAGCGTGACGTTGGTGTGACACCTATAGAAAATGATGGCACGAATATATTTTTTAGCTTCCGAGATCCTGATGGGAATAAGATTGAGGTCTGTTACTTTGAATCATGA
- a CDS encoding diacylglycerol/lipid kinase family protein produces MKQAMIIVNPSSGKEDAVDYVEDIRSILTNKGYEVQVSQTEKELDATKYCQDACEKEFDLVVSLGGDGTLNETVNGMVDQQHRPKLGIIPLGTVNDFARAINVPLDPKKAIEILQSDNTRSVDIGRFNDRYFVNIIAIGSVAEAIYEVTPEEKTKFGPLAYMLEGFKTLTHQKEYPLKIEHGDQTWEGESFLFLAALTNSTAGFEKLTPEAEVNDGVLHCYIIKKVNMVRLSSIVTSILRGHLKDDDDVDYFTAQNLHVSSEEKLVTNVDGEEGDSLPVSIDVRPAHIEVIVE; encoded by the coding sequence TTGAAACAAGCAATGATAATCGTCAATCCTTCCTCTGGGAAAGAGGATGCGGTTGATTATGTTGAAGATATTCGATCCATATTAACGAATAAAGGCTACGAGGTTCAGGTATCACAAACGGAAAAAGAGCTCGACGCAACGAAGTATTGCCAGGATGCTTGTGAAAAAGAATTTGATTTGGTCGTTTCTCTTGGTGGCGATGGTACATTGAATGAAACAGTAAATGGAATGGTTGATCAACAACATCGTCCTAAGCTAGGCATTATTCCACTTGGTACCGTAAATGATTTCGCTCGTGCCATCAATGTTCCACTTGATCCAAAAAAAGCGATTGAAATCTTACAATCTGACAATACGAGAAGTGTAGATATAGGGCGTTTCAATGATCGCTACTTTGTAAATATTATTGCGATTGGTTCAGTCGCTGAGGCTATATATGAAGTGACACCGGAAGAAAAAACAAAGTTTGGTCCGCTGGCATATATGCTAGAAGGTTTTAAGACGCTAACCCATCAAAAGGAATACCCACTAAAAATTGAGCACGGTGATCAAACATGGGAGGGAGAATCGTTTCTTTTTCTAGCTGCCTTAACAAACTCTACAGCTGGATTTGAAAAACTTACTCCTGAAGCGGAAGTGAATGATGGTGTCCTTCATTGCTATATTATTAAAAAAGTGAATATGGTTCGGCTATCATCAATTGTTACCTCGATTCTACGAGGGCACCTTAAGGATGACGACGATGTTGACTATTTCACAGCCCAAAACCTCCACGTGAGTTCAGAGGAAAAACTAGTGACGAATGTAGATGGGGAAGAAGGAGATTCCTTACCTGTATCTATTGATGTTAGACCTGCGCATATTGAAGTGATTGTGGAATAA
- the clpP gene encoding ATP-dependent Clp endopeptidase proteolytic subunit ClpP — protein MINIVTYFSVNQNYLKEENSMNLIPTVIEQTNRGERAYDIYSRLLKDRIIMLGSGIDDNVANSIVAQMLFLSAEDPDKDISLYINSPGGSITAGMAIYDTMQFIKPNVSTICTGMAASMGAFLLAAGEPGKRFALPNSEVMIHQPLGGTQGQAADIQIHANRIIKMREKLNQILSERTGQDYEVIARDTDRDNFMSAHEAKEYGLIDSVMEKKTD, from the coding sequence ATGATAAACATAGTTACTTACTTTTCTGTAAATCAGAATTATTTAAAGGAGGAAAATTCCATGAATTTAATACCTACAGTTATTGAACAAACAAACCGTGGAGAACGTGCATATGACATTTACTCCCGTCTGTTAAAAGACAGAATTATTATGTTGGGCAGTGGCATTGATGACAACGTAGCAAACTCTATCGTTGCGCAAATGTTATTCCTATCCGCAGAGGATCCGGACAAAGATATTTCTCTATACATCAACTCTCCAGGTGGCTCCATCACAGCAGGAATGGCCATCTACGATACAATGCAGTTTATCAAACCAAATGTATCTACTATCTGCACAGGAATGGCTGCATCAATGGGTGCTTTCCTTCTTGCAGCAGGTGAACCTGGCAAGCGTTTCGCACTTCCAAACAGTGAAGTAATGATTCACCAACCACTAGGTGGTACGCAAGGTCAAGCTGCAGACATCCAAATTCACGCTAACCGCATTATCAAAATGCGCGAAAAACTAAATCAAATCCTTTCTGAGCGTACAGGTCAGGATTATGAAGTTATCGCACGCGACACAGACCGCGACAATTTCATGTCAGCTCATGAAGCGAAAGAATACGGTTTAATCGACAGCGTAATGGAGAAGAAAACAGATTAA
- the rpoN gene encoding RNA polymerase factor sigma-54 has product MKPQLSQEQKLTWKMTQKLSQAIEILQYNGVELEEYLEKQVEENPLLEWKKGELPSSGSAYPVSGVPEKEQDLYAYIKDQLLDIPMEEHIKRAVVYGIDSLNEHGYFDVDVQEWGKEIQANQETIEQAIQIIQSLEPAGIGAWSLQESISLQLQRLGCDANVIDLVHNNLQLVAEQDVEAIAEIYGCTKDETQDAMELIQGCHPRPGLQVAPVEQDYIVPDAYIYKKEGTWEVELSIYNQPTIVIDESLVHLSEKNQEAQAFIHEKYKHAEWLQMAIEQRKKNVLSIIEEIVNKQESFFESGPMQVHALRLREIADEVNLHVSTVSRAIRNKYIQTPHGIYPIKFFFQQGVKMRTGQEASSYAIKQLIKESIQLEDARKPHSDQALSVRLKDEFGIYLSRRTVAKYRKELCIPSSTERKKKG; this is encoded by the coding sequence GTGAAACCACAGTTATCACAAGAGCAAAAGCTTACTTGGAAAATGACACAAAAGTTAAGTCAGGCTATCGAAATTCTTCAATATAATGGGGTAGAGTTAGAGGAATATTTAGAAAAACAGGTGGAGGAGAATCCTCTTTTAGAATGGAAGAAAGGGGAACTTCCTTCTTCAGGTAGTGCCTATCCTGTTTCAGGAGTGCCGGAGAAAGAGCAAGATTTGTATGCGTATATAAAGGATCAGCTTTTAGACATTCCTATGGAGGAACATATTAAACGCGCAGTTGTATATGGGATAGATAGTTTGAATGAACATGGGTATTTTGATGTTGATGTTCAAGAATGGGGAAAAGAGATACAGGCCAATCAAGAAACGATTGAGCAAGCGATACAAATCATCCAGTCGTTAGAGCCGGCAGGTATTGGTGCTTGGTCGCTACAAGAAAGTATTTCGCTTCAGTTACAACGACTCGGATGTGACGCTAATGTGATAGATTTGGTCCACAATAACTTACAACTTGTCGCAGAGCAAGATGTGGAGGCCATTGCTGAAATATATGGCTGTACAAAGGATGAAACTCAAGATGCAATGGAACTGATCCAAGGTTGCCACCCAAGGCCAGGTCTTCAAGTTGCTCCTGTCGAGCAGGACTATATCGTCCCCGATGCATACATATATAAGAAGGAAGGTACATGGGAAGTAGAACTTTCTATCTACAACCAGCCTACCATTGTAATCGATGAATCACTTGTCCACCTATCTGAAAAGAATCAAGAAGCTCAAGCGTTTATCCATGAAAAATATAAACATGCCGAGTGGCTTCAAATGGCAATTGAACAACGTAAAAAGAATGTATTGTCCATCATCGAGGAGATAGTGAATAAGCAAGAATCATTCTTTGAATCAGGACCTATGCAAGTACATGCGCTTCGTTTGCGTGAGATTGCAGATGAGGTTAACTTACATGTGTCTACGGTTAGTCGCGCCATTCGGAATAAGTATATTCAAACCCCGCACGGGATTTATCCAATTAAATTTTTCTTTCAGCAAGGTGTTAAAATGCGAACAGGGCAAGAAGCTTCTTCTTATGCGATCAAACAGTTAATCAAAGAATCGATACAGCTTGAAGATGCAAGGAAGCCTCACTCCGATCAAGCACTAAGTGTGAGGCTTAAGGACGAATTCGGTATTTACCTGTCTAGAAGAACAGTGGCAAAATACCGAAAAGAATTATGTATTCCATCCTCTACAGAACGAAAAAAGAAAGGATGA
- a CDS encoding glutaredoxin family protein — MGQEIILYGKKDCHLCDDAKGLLRGLQEEFDFTVKELDIYADERLLERYQIMIPVVEIDGEEVDFGQISEHLIRNRLHRKNA, encoded by the coding sequence ATGGGGCAGGAGATTATTTTATATGGAAAAAAAGATTGTCACTTATGTGATGATGCAAAAGGATTATTGAGGGGACTTCAGGAGGAATTTGATTTTACCGTTAAAGAATTAGATATCTATGCAGATGAACGTTTATTAGAACGATATCAAATAATGATTCCTGTGGTAGAAATCGACGGAGAAGAAGTGGATTTTGGGCAAATTAGTGAACATTTAATTAGAAACCGTTTACATCGCAAAAATGCTTAA
- a CDS encoding sugar-binding transcriptional regulator, which produces MRALIDLQSKLFPDILEVMQRRYEILHFIQLMEPIGRRSLADNMKIAERTVRSEIDFMHEQGFIEVTTKGMHLTNEGKQVIFQLSEFIKELKGVTKIEEQLKHKLNLHHVVVVPGNSDELSWVKQEMGKACVRYMKQELKSNETIAVTGGGTIAAVAEMMTPLEKARNCLFVPARGGLGEQLENQANTICAEMAKKANGNYRLLYVPDPLSEESYQSIIGEPSVKEVLELIRGANIIVHGIGDAITMAERRKTPSDVMETIQNGNAVGEAFGYYFNQQGDIVHKVRTVGIQLEDLQHTNCVIAVAGGRSKAQAISSYFQQAQSNVLITDEGAAKELLKGNSL; this is translated from the coding sequence ATGAGGGCATTAATAGACTTACAGAGTAAACTATTCCCTGATATATTGGAAGTTATGCAAAGAAGGTATGAAATTCTTCATTTCATCCAATTGATGGAACCGATTGGTAGAAGAAGTCTTGCTGACAATATGAAAATAGCAGAGCGTACTGTTCGTTCTGAAATTGATTTCATGCATGAGCAAGGTTTCATTGAGGTTACTACTAAGGGAATGCACTTAACAAATGAAGGCAAGCAAGTTATATTTCAACTCAGTGAGTTTATTAAAGAGCTAAAAGGTGTAACAAAAATAGAGGAACAACTAAAACATAAATTGAACTTACATCATGTGGTAGTGGTTCCTGGGAATAGTGATGAACTCTCATGGGTGAAACAGGAAATGGGTAAGGCATGCGTTCGATACATGAAGCAAGAATTAAAATCGAACGAGACCATTGCTGTTACTGGTGGAGGAACGATAGCGGCGGTAGCTGAAATGATGACTCCATTAGAGAAGGCAAGAAATTGTCTATTTGTACCGGCTAGAGGTGGCCTAGGGGAACAGCTAGAAAATCAAGCGAATACGATTTGTGCTGAAATGGCGAAGAAAGCAAATGGGAACTATCGTTTGCTATATGTACCAGATCCTCTTAGCGAAGAATCCTATCAATCCATTATTGGAGAGCCTTCTGTGAAAGAAGTACTTGAATTAATTCGAGGTGCAAACATTATCGTGCATGGAATCGGTGATGCTATAACGATGGCTGAACGAAGGAAAACTCCTTCAGACGTTATGGAAACAATCCAAAATGGAAATGCAGTAGGTGAAGCATTTGGCTATTACTTTAACCAACAAGGAGATATTGTGCACAAAGTACGCACAGTAGGAATCCAATTAGAAGATTTACAACATACTAATTGTGTTATTGCGGTAGCAGGTGGTCGGTCAAAAGCCCAGGCAATTTCATCCTACTTCCAACAAGCACAATCAAATGTACTTATCACAGATGAAGGTGCAGCAAAAGAGTTACTAAAGGGAAATTCCCTTTAA
- the gap gene encoding type I glyceraldehyde-3-phosphate dehydrogenase, translating into MAIRIGINGFGRIGRSVFRAAWNNDEVEIVALNDLTDANMLAHLLQYDTVHGTFAEDVQVNGKNLVVGGKEITVLSERDPANLSWGEQGVDIVIESTGRFTKREDAKKHIDAGAKKVIISAPAKGEDLTVVMGVNEGDYDKDNHHVISNASCTTNCLAPYAKVLDEKFGLKRGMMTTVHSYTSDQQIQDAPHKDYRRARAAAENIIPTTTGAASAVAKVLPQLDGKLSGMAMRVPTKNVSLVDLVAELDQNVSAEDVNAALKEAAEGELKGILNYTEEELVSSDYNGSTASSTIDAASTLVIEDNMVKVVSWYDNEYGYSSRCVDLAVYLANQGV; encoded by the coding sequence ATGGCAATCAGAATTGGTATTAACGGTTTCGGACGTATCGGACGTAGCGTATTCCGCGCAGCTTGGAACAACGACGAAGTAGAGATCGTAGCACTAAACGACCTTACAGATGCAAACATGTTAGCTCATCTTCTTCAATATGACACTGTACATGGTACATTCGCAGAAGATGTACAAGTGAACGGTAAAAACCTAGTAGTAGGTGGAAAAGAGATTACGGTTCTATCTGAGCGCGATCCAGCTAACTTAAGTTGGGGCGAGCAAGGCGTTGACATCGTAATCGAATCAACTGGCCGCTTCACGAAGCGCGAAGACGCTAAGAAGCACATTGATGCAGGTGCTAAAAAAGTTATCATCTCTGCTCCAGCTAAAGGCGAAGACCTTACAGTTGTTATGGGTGTTAACGAAGGTGACTACGACAAAGACAACCACCACGTTATCTCAAACGCATCTTGTACAACAAACTGCCTAGCACCATACGCTAAAGTACTTGACGAGAAGTTCGGTCTTAAGCGCGGTATGATGACAACTGTTCACTCTTATACTAGTGACCAGCAAATCCAAGACGCGCCTCATAAAGACTATCGTCGTGCGCGTGCGGCAGCTGAAAATATCATTCCAACTACAACTGGTGCAGCTAGTGCTGTAGCGAAAGTTCTTCCACAACTAGATGGCAAACTTTCTGGAATGGCAATGCGTGTTCCAACGAAGAACGTTTCTCTAGTTGACCTTGTAGCAGAACTAGATCAAAACGTATCTGCTGAAGACGTTAATGCAGCTCTTAAAGAAGCAGCAGAAGGCGAACTAAAAGGCATCTTAAATTATACAGAAGAAGAACTAGTATCTAGTGACTACAATGGTAGCACTGCTTCTTCTACAATCGATGCAGCTTCTACACTAGTAATCGAAGACAACATGGTAAAAGTTGTTTCTTGGTATGACAACGAGTATGGCTATTCAAGCCGTTGTGTAGATTTAGCTGTTTATCTAGCTAACCAGGGCGTTTAA
- a CDS encoding phosphoglycerate kinase has protein sequence MQNVDVKGKKVFCRVDFNVPMQDGEVTDDTRIRAAIPTIQYLIEQGAKVILASHLGRPKGEAVEELRLDPVAKRLSNLMDRTVTKTDEAYGSEVDEAISQMESGDVLLLENVRFYPGEEKNDAELAKQFANLADVYVNDAFGAAHRAHASTEGIAHHIPAVAGYLMEKELRVLGNALQDPDRPFTAIIGGAKVKDKIGVIDNLIDKVDNLIIGGGLAYTFVKAQGYEIGKSLLEEDKIETAKEYMKKAEEKGVNFVMPVDVIVGDDFSNDANTQTVDINSIPADWEAMDIGPKSIEKYSDIVKNSKLIIWNGPMGVFELETFANGTKGVAEALGQTEGYTVIGGGDSAAAVEKFGYSDQMDHMSTGGGASLEFMEGKDLPGVVALNDK, from the coding sequence ATTCAAAACGTAGATGTGAAAGGGAAAAAGGTTTTTTGCCGCGTTGATTTCAACGTACCAATGCAAGATGGGGAAGTAACGGATGATACTCGTATCCGTGCAGCAATTCCAACCATTCAGTATTTAATCGAACAAGGTGCAAAAGTAATTCTTGCAAGCCACCTTGGAAGACCAAAAGGAGAAGCGGTGGAAGAGCTACGACTAGATCCAGTAGCGAAACGCCTAAGTAACCTAATGGACCGTACCGTTACCAAAACGGACGAAGCATACGGTAGCGAAGTAGACGAGGCGATTTCCCAGATGGAATCAGGCGATGTACTACTTCTTGAAAATGTTCGCTTCTACCCAGGCGAGGAAAAGAACGATGCAGAATTAGCGAAGCAATTTGCGAATCTTGCAGACGTTTACGTTAACGACGCCTTTGGTGCTGCTCACCGTGCACATGCTTCAACGGAAGGTATTGCGCACCACATTCCAGCAGTAGCTGGCTACCTAATGGAAAAGGAACTGCGTGTCCTTGGAAATGCGTTACAAGACCCTGATCGACCATTTACTGCTATTATTGGTGGCGCCAAGGTTAAAGACAAAATTGGCGTAATTGATAACTTAATTGATAAGGTAGATAATCTAATTATCGGCGGTGGACTAGCTTATACGTTTGTGAAAGCGCAAGGCTATGAAATCGGAAAATCCTTACTAGAAGAAGACAAAATCGAAACAGCGAAAGAATATATGAAAAAAGCTGAAGAAAAAGGCGTTAATTTCGTTATGCCTGTAGACGTTATCGTTGGAGACGACTTCTCTAATGATGCGAATACGCAAACCGTAGATATCAATAGCATCCCAGCAGATTGGGAAGCAATGGATATCGGTCCAAAATCCATCGAAAAGTATAGCGACATTGTGAAAAACTCTAAGCTTATTATCTGGAATGGACCTATGGGCGTTTTTGAACTAGAAACGTTCGCTAACGGTACAAAAGGTGTAGCAGAAGCTCTAGGTCAAACAGAAGGCTATACTGTAATTGGCGGCGGTGACTCTGCAGCAGCTGTTGAGAAGTTTGGTTATTCTGATCAAATGGATCACATGTCCACAGGTGGCGGAGCTTCCCTAGAGTTCATGGAAGGTAAAGATCTTCCTGGTGTTGTAGCTCTTAACGACAAGTAA
- the tpiA gene encoding triose-phosphate isomerase encodes MRKKVIAGNWKMNKLLNEAEDFVTDVKGDVPSFDQVETVVVAPFTHLHPLVQKAAGSDVKIGAQNMYHEDSGAFTGEVSPEMLKDIGVDYVVLGHSERRELFAETDESVNKKVHASFKHNLTPIVCVGESDEQREADQASEVVEAQVKKALEGLTNEQVQDVIIAYEPIWAIGTGKTATAEDANAMCAHIRNVVKSYANEEAANRLRVQYGGSVKPANVEELLGQSDIDGALVGGASLKADSFLQLVEAGKHE; translated from the coding sequence ATGCGTAAAAAAGTGATTGCAGGTAACTGGAAAATGAACAAACTTTTAAATGAAGCTGAAGATTTCGTTACAGATGTAAAAGGTGACGTACCTTCCTTCGATCAGGTTGAGACCGTTGTGGTAGCACCATTCACACATCTTCATCCACTTGTTCAAAAAGCAGCAGGTAGTGACGTGAAGATCGGTGCTCAGAACATGTACCACGAAGATAGTGGTGCATTCACAGGTGAAGTTAGTCCAGAAATGCTAAAAGACATCGGAGTAGATTATGTAGTATTAGGTCACTCTGAGCGTCGTGAGCTTTTCGCTGAGACAGATGAATCTGTTAACAAGAAAGTACATGCTTCCTTTAAACACAACCTTACTCCAATCGTATGTGTTGGTGAGTCTGACGAACAACGTGAAGCCGACCAAGCAAGTGAAGTCGTAGAAGCACAAGTGAAAAAAGCACTTGAAGGCTTAACGAATGAACAAGTACAAGATGTCATTATTGCATATGAACCAATCTGGGCGATTGGCACAGGCAAAACAGCAACAGCTGAAGATGCGAATGCAATGTGTGCTCACATTCGCAACGTTGTGAAAAGCTACGCGAACGAAGAAGCTGCTAACCGACTACGCGTTCAGTACGGTGGAAGCGTGAAGCCAGCTAACGTAGAAGAGTTACTTGGCCAATCTGACATTGATGGTGCACTAGTAGGTGGCGCAAGTCTTAAAGCTGATTCTTTCTTACAATTAGTGGAGGCAGGCAAACATGAGTAA